In Natrinema versiforme, the following are encoded in one genomic region:
- a CDS encoding NAD-dependent epimerase/dehydratase family protein yields MSVLLTGGDGYLGWPTAVRIASQTDEQVVLVDNFARRGWVETVGSTSATPVASMDDRLDALEEVHGVRNLSFVEGDLTDGDFVDQLLRVHEPETIVHTAAQPSAPYSQIGRERANYTQHNNLQSTRNLLWSLHENDLEDTHFVETTTTGVYGAPSFPVPEGGATMEHGGERDEVPFPAMAGSWYHLTKSHDAANMRLAHEQFDIPVSDVRTAITYGTDTTETAADPRLGTRFDFDYYFGVVAHRFCAQAVAGYPMTVYGRGQQRKPFIALEDAVEGLARLALSDPDDRPDDHTVYNQVTRAISIVEIAETVADVANEYGLGVEVEHFENPRSEDETHEMEIENDRYDALIGGQSTTFEEGVRSIIETLLENESTIVAHEDRFLPDVLSEG; encoded by the coding sequence ATGTCAGTACTGCTCACCGGCGGAGACGGCTATCTCGGATGGCCGACGGCAGTTCGGATCGCATCTCAAACCGACGAACAGGTCGTCCTCGTGGACAACTTCGCGCGACGAGGCTGGGTCGAGACCGTCGGCTCGACGAGTGCCACTCCCGTCGCGTCCATGGACGACCGCCTCGACGCGCTCGAGGAGGTCCACGGCGTCCGGAACCTCTCGTTCGTCGAGGGCGACCTCACCGACGGCGACTTCGTCGACCAGTTGCTCCGCGTCCACGAGCCCGAGACGATCGTCCACACCGCGGCACAGCCGTCCGCGCCGTACTCGCAGATCGGCCGCGAACGAGCCAACTACACCCAGCACAACAATCTCCAGTCGACACGGAACCTCCTCTGGTCGCTTCACGAAAACGATCTCGAGGACACGCACTTCGTCGAGACCACGACGACCGGCGTCTACGGCGCCCCCTCGTTCCCCGTCCCCGAAGGCGGCGCGACGATGGAACACGGTGGCGAGCGCGACGAGGTGCCGTTCCCCGCAATGGCCGGCTCGTGGTACCACCTGACGAAATCCCACGACGCGGCGAACATGCGACTGGCCCACGAGCAGTTCGACATTCCCGTCTCCGACGTTCGGACGGCGATCACGTACGGCACCGACACGACGGAGACGGCGGCCGATCCCCGGCTCGGGACGCGGTTCGACTTCGACTACTACTTCGGCGTCGTCGCTCACCGGTTCTGTGCGCAGGCCGTCGCCGGCTACCCCATGACCGTCTACGGCCGCGGCCAGCAGCGCAAGCCCTTCATCGCGCTCGAGGACGCCGTGGAGGGATTGGCCCGGCTCGCGCTGTCCGATCCGGACGACCGGCCCGACGACCACACCGTCTACAATCAGGTCACCCGCGCGATCAGCATCGTCGAGATCGCCGAGACCGTCGCCGACGTGGCCAACGAATACGGGCTCGGCGTCGAAGTCGAACACTTCGAGAACCCGCGTTCGGAGGACGAGACACACGAGATGGAGATCGAAAACGACCGGTACGACGCGTTGATCGGCGGCCAATCGACGACGTTCGAGGAGGGCGTCCGCTCGATCATCGAGACGCTGCTCGAGAACGAGTCGACCATCGTCGCCCACGAGGACCGGTTCCTCCCCGACGTACTGAGCGAGGGCTGA
- a CDS encoding NAD(P)-dependent oxidoreductase has product MRVLVTGGCGYIGSALVRRLSENEAVSDVVVLDSLATGSPRSLLGAVDGLEFRRGDVRDGDDVESAMCGVDRVIHLASITGAASTHDRPEETRDVIVGGTETVAAAAGAAGVDSVVFASSCNSYGRAASTNLDETTTPAPLNPYAEAKVEAERVVREAAAEHGFSATSLRMSTNYGYAPGIRFNLVVNHFVFRGLTDRPLTIYGDGENWRPFIHVQDAARAYEHAAVFPERWPRDLYNVGRTDQNFRIEDIARIVRQELGCDLEIVYLEDEQPGPSYHVEFDRLAETGFEPEWTLREGVRSLADQFSRSREPGRAVAASPRQPVSDGEYR; this is encoded by the coding sequence GTGCGGGTACTGGTCACCGGCGGCTGTGGGTACATCGGCAGCGCGCTCGTCCGTCGCCTCTCGGAGAACGAGGCGGTCTCCGACGTCGTCGTTCTCGACTCGCTCGCGACCGGATCACCGCGCTCCCTGCTGGGCGCGGTCGACGGCCTCGAGTTCCGGCGCGGCGACGTTCGGGACGGAGACGATGTCGAGAGCGCAATGTGCGGCGTCGACCGCGTGATTCACCTCGCGTCGATCACCGGCGCTGCGAGCACGCACGACCGGCCCGAGGAGACGCGTGACGTTATCGTCGGCGGCACCGAGACCGTCGCGGCGGCGGCCGGTGCGGCGGGCGTCGACTCGGTCGTGTTCGCCTCCTCGTGTAACAGCTACGGCCGCGCGGCGAGTACGAACCTCGACGAGACGACGACGCCGGCCCCGCTCAATCCCTACGCCGAGGCGAAAGTCGAGGCCGAACGCGTGGTCCGCGAGGCGGCGGCCGAGCACGGCTTCTCCGCGACGTCGCTGCGAATGAGTACGAACTACGGCTACGCGCCCGGCATTCGGTTCAACCTCGTCGTCAATCACTTCGTCTTCCGTGGCCTAACCGACCGGCCGCTGACGATCTACGGCGACGGCGAGAACTGGCGGCCGTTCATCCACGTCCAAGACGCAGCCCGGGCGTACGAACACGCGGCGGTGTTCCCCGAGCGATGGCCACGAGACCTGTACAACGTCGGACGCACCGATCAGAACTTCCGTATCGAGGATATCGCCCGCATCGTCAGGCAGGAACTCGGCTGCGACCTCGAGATCGTCTACCTCGAGGACGAACAGCCGGGGCCGTCCTACCACGTCGAGTTCGACCGGCTCGCAGAGACCGGATTCGAACCCGAGTGGACGCTTCGAGAGGGCGTCCGTTCGCTGGCCGACCAGTTCTCCCGATCGAGGGAGCCCGGACGGGCAGTGGCGGCGTCGCCGCGGCAACCGGTCTCGGACGGTGAGTACCGATGA